From Pseudomonas fluorescens:
GATTTCCCACACGTCCACGCCACGGTAGTTGATGTGGATCGGGTCCACCCACTGCGCGCGGTAATCCTTGAGATCACTGGCGCGCAAGTAGCCACCGCTGGCCCGCGAATGGGCATCCAGGCGTGCGGCCAGGGCGCCGCGATACAGGCTTTCGCAACGGCTGGTGGCGAGTTCTTCCAGGGTGCGCGCCTGGGCCGGGTTGCGGAAGATCTCCCCTGCCCGAGGCGCGCGGCCGTCGATCAGGAAGGTATCGAACCAGGCGTCCAGCACCGGGTCGCGATGGGGGGTGAATTCATCCAGCGCGATCTGCCATTGATGGGCAACCACCGGCGACAGCGGGAAACCATCACGCGCCAGGCTGATGGCCGGTTGCAGCAGCTCGGCAAACGGCAGCTTGCCGAAGCGTTGCGACAGCTCCGCCCAGGCCGACGGGCAGCCGGGCACGGTGACCGGGGTCCAGCCGTACAGCGGCATCCGATCGTGCCCCGCGGCCTTGACCGCGTCGATACTCAAGGCGGCCGGCGCGTGGCCGTTGCCGTTCAGGCCGTGCAACTGGCCCTTGCACCACACCAAGGCAAAGGCATCGCCGCCCAGGCCGCAGCCGGTGGGCTCCACCACCGTGAGCGCCGCCGCCGTGGCAATCGCCGCGTCGATGGCATTGCCGCCCTTTTGCATGATCTCGATACCCGCCTGGGCGGCCAGGGGCTGGGATGCGGCGACCATGCCGCGACGCGCGAACACGCACTGGCGTTGCGATGGATAGGGGTACTCGTGAGCAGAAAATTTCAACATAGCAAAGGCTCTTCGATTTATTGGCCGGATTTGATCCGGTTCCATTCCCGGGTCATCAGGCGCTGGATGTTTTCCGGCAGGTCGGCGGAGACAAAGGTGTGGCTGATGACGTCATCGCCGGGGTAGATCCCCGGGTTACCGCTGACCTTGGGGTCCATCAGCGGCGTGGCGTCCTTGTTCGGGTTGGCGTAGCCGACGTAGTCGCTGATCGGCGCGATCACGTCGGGACGCAGCAGGTAGTTGATCAGGGCGTGGGCATTGGCTGTGTTACCGGCGTCCTTGGGAATCGCCAGCATGTCGAACCACAGGTTCACGCCTTCCTTGGGCATCAGGTAGCGAATGTCGATATTTTTACCGGCGTCCTTGGCCCGGCTCTGAGCCTGCATCACGTCGCCGGAATAACCGACGGCCACGCAGATATCGCCGTTGGCCAGGTCAGCGGTGTATTTCGACGAGTTGAAGTAGGTCACCGACGGCCGCAGCGCCATCAGGCGTTTGGAGGCTTGCTTGTAGTCGTCGGGCTTGACGCTGTTGGGGTCCAGGCCCAGGTAGAGCATGACCTGGGGAATGATCTTCACCGGCGCATCGAGGAAGGCCACGCCGCAACTTTTCAGCTTGGCCAGGTTGCCAGGCTCGAAGACCATCGACCACGAGTCCAGCACCACGTCCTTGCCCAGCACGGCGCGCACTTTTTCTGCGTTGTAGCCGATGCCCACGGTGCCCCACATATACGGCACGGCGTAGCGGTTGCCGGGGTCGGCGGCTTCCAGGCGTTGCATCAGGCGCGGGTCGAGGTGCTTCCAGTTATCCAGCAGCGCGCGTTGCAGCGGCTGGTAGGCGCCGGCGCGAATCTGCTTGGACAGGAACTGGCTGGACGGCACGACCACGTCATACCCCGAGTGCCCGGAAAGCAACTTGGCTTCGAGCATTTCGTTGGTGTCGAAAATGTCGTACTGCACCTTGATGCCGCTGTCTTTCTCAAAGTTCTTCACGGTGTCGGGGCCGATGTAATCGGACCAGTTATAGACCTTCACCACCGACTCGGCGGCCTGGGTCACGGGGACAAGGGCGGCACAGCACAGAGCAGCAAACAAACGCGATAAACGCATGGTGATTTTCCTTGCAAGGGTCATAACACGCGGCTGAGAAAGGCCCGGGTACGCGGGTGGCTGGGGTGGCTGAAAATCTGCTCCGGCGGGCCTTGTTCGATGAGCTCCCCCTGATCGAGCACCACCACACGGTCGGCCACTTCACGGGCAAAGCCCATTTCATGGGTGACCACCACCATGGTCATGCCCTCTTCGGCCAGCGTCTTCATGACCTGCAGGACTTCGCCGACGGTTTCCGGGTCGAGCGCGCTGGTGGGTTCGTCGAACAACATGGCCTGGGGTTTCATTGCCAGGGCACGGGCAATCGCGACCCGTTGCTGCTGGCCACCGGAAAGCATCGATGGGTAATGGCTGGCCTTGTCCGCCAGCCCGACCCGTGCCAGCAAGCCATGAGCCTGTTCCAGCGCCTCGGCACGCGGTACGCCGAGCACCTGGATCGGGGCTTCGATGATGTTTTCCAGGGCAGTCATATGGGGGAACAGGTTGAAGCGCTGGAACACCATGCCGATGTCGCGACGTTGCCGGGCAATGTTGCGCTCCGAATCGCGCACCAGGCTGCCGTCGCTGCGCTCGCGATAACCCATGGCGCGGCCGTTGACGCGGATGCGTCCAGCCTGGATGTCTTCCAGCAGGTTGATGCAGCGGATAAAAGTGGTCTTGCCGGAACCGGAGGCGCCAATCAGCACCACCACCTCGCCGCGTCGCACCTGCAGCGAAATCCCCTTGAGAATCTGCAGCGTGCCGAACGATTTGTGGATATCCAGGGCTTCGATGATCAGTTCTTCACTTTGGTGCGCCATGGTTAACGTCCCCTCAGCAATTTCAGGGTGCTGCGGCCGAACATGCGGCTGGATGCCGGCGGCGGTGCGGCAGGCCGATCGGACTGGCTGAAACGCGTCTCCAGCCAGCGCTGGAAAAAGCCCCACAGGGTCGTCAGCGTCAAGAAGTAGAGCGCGACCACCAGATACAGCTCGAATACGCGAAAGGTCGCCGAGGTGATCATCTGGGTGCTGAGCAGCAACTCTTGCACGCCAATCACACTGACCAGGGTGGTGTTCTTGAGCATCACATTGAACTCGTTGCCCAGCGGCGGCACGATCACCCGGAACGCCTGAGGCAACACGATGCGGCGCATCAGCTTGGCGAACGGCATGCCCAGGGAGCGCCCGGCTTCATACTGGCCCTTGTCCACCGCACCGATGCCGGCGCGGATGATCTCGGCCATGTACGCCCCTTCATTGAGGCCCAGGGCAATGATCGCCGCCTGGATATTACCGGGCACGACCAGGCCGAACAGCGCAATGTCCTCAAATCGGAAGATGCCGCCCGCCGCCAAGGCCGTGTAGAGAAAGACGATCTGCACCAGCAACGGCGTACCGCGCATCAACCACACATAAAAACGCACCGGCAGGTGCAACAGCGGGTTTTTCGACAAGCGCAGCAGCGCGGCCGCCAGCCCCAGGACACAACCGAGCGCCATCGCCAGCACGCTGATCAGGCAGGTCAGCCAGAGCCCGGTGAGGTACACCCCGCTCGGCTGCAACAGGTACTGCCAGAACACATCCCAATTGAAATTCATCGCTGGCAAACCTCAGTCGAGTGTGTCGCTGCTGACATGCCATTTGTTCAGCAATTGCCCATAGCTGCCGTCACTGCGCATATCACTGATCACCTGCTGAACGGCGGCGGTCAGTTGCGGGTCATCCTTGCGAATCCCCAGGCCGGTGAGGATGCGACTGAAAGCCGGCACGCCCTCCTGGAACAGCTCCGGCGCCATCGCCGCGTAGTAACCGGCGGTCTCCACGGTGGTGCCGTAGGCGTCGACCTGGTTGATGCGCAGCGCCTGGAATGCATCGGTGTCGGTGTTGTAGACCACCAGCTTCATCGGTGGCTTGCCGGCCTTGGTCAGGCTTTCATTCTGGGTATCGAGCAGGGTCTTGATGGTGGAGCCGTTGAGCACGGCCACTTTGTGCCCGGACAAGTCATCCAGCGCCTTGATGCCCTTGGGGTTGCCCTTGGGGACCACCACCGACTGGCTGGAATACATGTAGTTGACGATGTCGATGACCTGCCGCCGCTCAGGCTTGTCGAACAGCTGGTCGACGATCATGTCGCACTGCTGGGCGAGCAGCGCCGGGACCAGCCCGGAGAACGGAATCACCCGCCACTGCACCGGCTTGTCACCCAGGCGCTTGGCAATTTCCAGGCCCAGGTCGACGGTGAGCCCGCGCGGTTTCTGGTTTTCGTCGAAGGACACCAGGGGCGGTGAATCCATCCCCGAGCAATACGTGAGCTTATCGACTTTCTGCAGGCGCTCCGGCACCTGGGGCGCGGCAAACGCCCCTTGCGTGCAGAGACCCAGGGTTACAGCCACCAGCAAGGCGCGGCGTTTATGCATGACCAGACACTCCAGTTCGTTGAACAACGGGGGCAGGACTCAATGTCAAAACACAGTCGGGCTTGGGCCCGCTTCTATTTTTCCGATTGCAGGAATTGAATCAGCGCCGGCACGGTGCCTTCGATGTGTTCGCGCACCACCGCTTCGGCACGGGCGGCATCCCCGGCACGGATGGCATCGAGGATCACCGCGTGCTCCTGGCGTGCGCTGAGCGGTTTGTCACCGTGTTGCAACCACAACCGCATAGGCGCCTCGACCAGCGAGTACAGCGCCGAGATCTGCTTCATCAAGCGCGGACGCCCGCTGAGGCTGCAGAGCAATTCATGGAAGGCACGGTGGCGGCTGACCCACTCGGCGCTGTCGTCGCGGTAATCGTCCATCTCGTCCAGCAGGCGCTCCAGCGCCGCCAGTTGGCGTTCGCCGATACGGCTGGTGGCAACGCGCACCGCCAGGCCTTCGAGGGCGCTGCGCATTTCAAACACTTCGTGCAATTCATCGATATCCACGCCGCTGACGACCGCGCCACGGTTGGGCCGCAGGGTCACCAGGCCCTGCGCGTCCAGGCGGCGAAAAGCCTCGCGTACCGGCATGCGGCTCATCCCGAGCTCGGTGGCAATGTCCTCTGCAATCAGGCGATCACCCTTGCGATAACGGCCGTTGCAAATGGCATTGAGCAGAAAACTGTAGGCCTCCTCCTCGGCGGTGAGGGGCTGGCGGTCAACGTAAGCGGAGGCAAATTGCATCGGACAGCACCTTTTGAATTTTTGTATCCAATTATCCACGAATACAAAAAAGCAGGATGCGTGCCAATTCTTCGGTTACGCGTCAAGTGATTGATTTGGCAGAAATCGCCGGAAAACCCGCGTCAGCCTGGCGCATGGGGTCAAGGCGCGGTGCTACCAAATAGCTCAAGGGGTGCGCCGTTAATGGGCACAACTGCAAGCGCAGTAACAGTCGAGTCGCAGCAGCGGCGCCGTTGCTGCGCGTCGTGAGTCCGGGTGGGGTCGGGACCGCGGCCAACTCGCCCCGCGCGTCCCGCGTACCGGCCCCCGTCAAAAATCGACGGTAGCCGAGAGTTGCAAAGTGCGCGGATACCCTGGCGAAAATGCACCATAGGAGGCCACGCCAGACCAATACTCACGGTCGAATACGTTCTGTACCGTGGCGCGGAAAGTCGTCGGCCGCCCTTCGATTTTGGTGGCATAGCGCGCGCCTGCATCAATACGGGTCCAGGCATCCAGCGTTTGGGTGTTGGCCTGGTTGACGTACTGGCTGTCGGTATAGATCGCACCGCCGGTGAGGGTAAAACCTTCCAGCCACGGGGTGTCATATTCTGCCCATAGGTTGGCCTGGATATCCGGCACTCCCACCGGTTTATTGCCGCGGTTGGCGGCAGTGGCCGAATCCGTCAACTCACCCTCCAGGAAGGTCACACCGCCCATCAAGCGCGTGCCCGGCGCCACCTCACCGAACACGCTCAGCTCGACGCCACGGTTACGCTGTTCTGCCTGTACCGAGAACAGATTGTTAGCGCCTACCTCTCCGCTGGGCTTTTCTATCTGGAACAGTGCCAGGGTGGTCATGAAGGTAGCGTGCTCGTACTTCACGCCAATCTCGTGCTGCTTGGACTTATAGGGTGCGAAGGTTTCCCCGGAGTTGTCCGCCGTGCCTGGGGCAATGTCGCCTTTGCTCAAGCCTTCCACGTAGTTGTAGTAGAAAGACACATCGTCCCACGGTTTGACCACCACGCCGACCAAAGGCGTAGTGGCATTGTCTTTATAGCGGGAGCTGACGGCGCCGGCAGCATTGTAGTTGCGCGACTCGATGTATTGTCGGCGCACGCCCAAGGTCAGTTGGAAGCGATCATCCAGAAAGCCCAGGGTGTCGGTCAGCGCCACGCCGGACAACTCCGACTCGGAGATGCGCAGCACCTTCGGGGTGCTGATGTACTGCTTGGGTGTGTCCACCGGATGGTAAATATTCGAGCGAATGTCCGTGCCGTTAGTGATGCCCCGCGAGAGTTCATCCTGGTAACGGGTGGCCATCAACGTGGTGATATGGGTCACCGGGCCCGTGGCAAACAGCCCGCGGATCCCCATATCCGCGGTGGAACGATCAACATTGAATTTGTAGTAGCCAGGTATATTACTGGTGTCGCCGGCATCATTGAGGATACGTGGCACCTGGTCGGACATGCGTTTCACATCCGAGCGCCCCCCACCCGCATGGGCGAACACCGTGAGTGAATCGCTCAAGTCATATTCACCGCCCAGCAAAGCCGACTGCTCCTTGGTGTCTGACCAACCCCACTTTTGCGGCAGGCTTGTACGGCCGTCTGGGGCCGAAGGCACCTGCACACCGGGTGCGACGGTGAAGGGGCGCGAGGCGCCTTCAAAGCTCTCTTTCTGGCTGATGTAGTCGAGATTCAGGCGCAACCGCTCACCGCGGTAATCCAGGGCAATCGCACCGATCCCTACGTCGCGACTCTGGTTGTCAACGGCCGTATCCCCGCCTTGAAGGCTGCCGTTGAAACGTACGCCAAACTGGTTTTCTTCACCAAACCGGCGACTGATATCCAAGTGCCCGCCCACTTGGGAGTCCGAGGCGTAACTGCCGGTAAAACGAGTCAGGTCCTCCTCCAGCGGCCGCTTAGGCACGATATTGATGACACCACCAACCCCACTGTTGGGGGAGATGCCATACATCAAGGCGCCCGGCCCCTTGAGCACTTCGATGCGCTCGGCGTATTCGGTAAACGCCCGATAGTTAGGCGCTACGCCATAAACGCCGTCGTAGGCCAGTTCACCCAAGTTGCCTTCGCCGATGGCAAAGCCGCGAATGAAGAACGAGTCGACGATCCCGCCTGTCTGCCCCGTCGAGCGCACCGAGGGGTCGCGCTCCAGGGCATCGGCAGCGGTCACGGTTTGCAGGTCAGCGAGGGTTTTGGCGGTGTA
This genomic window contains:
- a CDS encoding TonB-dependent receptor, whose amino-acid sequence is MPVVSRPSGERVLTLAIRTALLNFVMVAAGANAWAETQAPVATEADTPPLTLDTTTIDGRYNGPTALPEVLAGGQVARGARLGMMGNKDVMDTPFNVTSYTAKTLADLQTVTAADALERDPSVRSTGQTGGIVDSFFIRGFAIGEGNLGELAYDGVYGVAPNYRAFTEYAERIEVLKGPGALMYGISPNSGVGGVINIVPKRPLEEDLTRFTGSYASDSQVGGHLDISRRFGEENQFGVRFNGSLQGGDTAVDNQSRDVGIGAIALDYRGERLRLNLDYISQKESFEGASRPFTVAPGVQVPSAPDGRTSLPQKWGWSDTKEQSALLGGEYDLSDSLTVFAHAGGGRSDVKRMSDQVPRILNDAGDTSNIPGYYKFNVDRSTADMGIRGLFATGPVTHITTLMATRYQDELSRGITNGTDIRSNIYHPVDTPKQYISTPKVLRISESELSGVALTDTLGFLDDRFQLTLGVRRQYIESRNYNAAGAVSSRYKDNATTPLVGVVVKPWDDVSFYYNYVEGLSKGDIAPGTADNSGETFAPYKSKQHEIGVKYEHATFMTTLALFQIEKPSGEVGANNLFSVQAEQRNRGVELSVFGEVAPGTRLMGGVTFLEGELTDSATAANRGNKPVGVPDIQANLWAEYDTPWLEGFTLTGGAIYTDSQYVNQANTQTLDAWTRIDAGARYATKIEGRPTTFRATVQNVFDREYWSGVASYGAFSPGYPRTLQLSATVDF
- a CDS encoding ABC transporter substrate-binding protein; its protein translation is MHKRRALLVAVTLGLCTQGAFAAPQVPERLQKVDKLTYCSGMDSPPLVSFDENQKPRGLTVDLGLEIAKRLGDKPVQWRVIPFSGLVPALLAQQCDMIVDQLFDKPERRQVIDIVNYMYSSQSVVVPKGNPKGIKALDDLSGHKVAVLNGSTIKTLLDTQNESLTKAGKPPMKLVVYNTDTDAFQALRINQVDAYGTTVETAGYYAAMAPELFQEGVPAFSRILTGLGIRKDDPQLTAAVQQVISDMRSDGSYGQLLNKWHVSSDTLD
- a CDS encoding polyamine ABC transporter substrate-binding protein, whose amino-acid sequence is MRLSRLFAALCCAALVPVTQAAESVVKVYNWSDYIGPDTVKNFEKDSGIKVQYDIFDTNEMLEAKLLSGHSGYDVVVPSSQFLSKQIRAGAYQPLQRALLDNWKHLDPRLMQRLEAADPGNRYAVPYMWGTVGIGYNAEKVRAVLGKDVVLDSWSMVFEPGNLAKLKSCGVAFLDAPVKIIPQVMLYLGLDPNSVKPDDYKQASKRLMALRPSVTYFNSSKYTADLANGDICVAVGYSGDVMQAQSRAKDAGKNIDIRYLMPKEGVNLWFDMLAIPKDAGNTANAHALINYLLRPDVIAPISDYVGYANPNKDATPLMDPKVSGNPGIYPGDDVISHTFVSADLPENIQRLMTREWNRIKSGQ
- a CDS encoding GntR family transcriptional regulator gives rise to the protein MQFASAYVDRQPLTAEEEAYSFLLNAICNGRYRKGDRLIAEDIATELGMSRMPVREAFRRLDAQGLVTLRPNRGAVVSGVDIDELHEVFEMRSALEGLAVRVATSRIGERQLAALERLLDEMDDYRDDSAEWVSRHRAFHELLCSLSGRPRLMKQISALYSLVEAPMRLWLQHGDKPLSARQEHAVILDAIRAGDAARAEAVVREHIEGTVPALIQFLQSEK
- a CDS encoding amino acid ABC transporter permease, with the translated sequence MNFNWDVFWQYLLQPSGVYLTGLWLTCLISVLAMALGCVLGLAAALLRLSKNPLLHLPVRFYVWLMRGTPLLVQIVFLYTALAAGGIFRFEDIALFGLVVPGNIQAAIIALGLNEGAYMAEIIRAGIGAVDKGQYEAGRSLGMPFAKLMRRIVLPQAFRVIVPPLGNEFNVMLKNTTLVSVIGVQELLLSTQMITSATFRVFELYLVVALYFLTLTTLWGFFQRWLETRFSQSDRPAAPPPASSRMFGRSTLKLLRGR
- a CDS encoding amino acid ABC transporter ATP-binding protein; the encoded protein is MAHQSEELIIEALDIHKSFGTLQILKGISLQVRRGEVVVLIGASGSGKTTFIRCINLLEDIQAGRIRVNGRAMGYRERSDGSLVRDSERNIARQRRDIGMVFQRFNLFPHMTALENIIEAPIQVLGVPRAEALEQAHGLLARVGLADKASHYPSMLSGGQQQRVAIARALAMKPQAMLFDEPTSALDPETVGEVLQVMKTLAEEGMTMVVVTHEMGFAREVADRVVVLDQGELIEQGPPEQIFSHPSHPRTRAFLSRVL